A region of the Ornithinimicrobium ciconiae genome:
TGCACCCGCATGGACCTGGTGGGCAACTCCACGCCGCAGGTCACCAAGCTCAAGCTCGCGGGCAAGCCGATGGACCGGCACGAGGCGATCCTGGACTATCTCAAGCGCACCCCCACGGTCCGCGACGTCGTCGTCTCCGGTGGCGACGTGGCCAACATGCCGTGGAAGAACCTGGAGTCATTTATCGACCGGGTGCTGGACGTGGAGAACATCCGCGACATCCGGTTGGCCACCAAGGCGCTGATGGGCCTGCCGCAGCACTGGCTGGCCGGTGACACCGTCGAGGGCGTCGCCCGCGTCTCCGCGAAGGCCCGCAGCCGCGGCGTCGGCCTGGCGATCCACACCCACGTCAACGCCGCCCAGTCCGTCACGCCCCTGGTGGCCGAGGCCACCCGCGCCATGCTCGACGCGGGCATCCGGGACGTCCGCAACCAAGGTGTGCTGATGCGGGGTGTCAACGCCACCAGCGAGGACCTGCTCGACCTGTGCTTCGCGCTCGCCGATGGTGCCTCGATCACGCCCTACTACTTCTACATGTGCGACATGATCCCGTTCGCCGAGCACTGGCGGACCTCCCTGGCCGAGGCGCAGGACCTGCAGCACTCGATCATGGGCTACCTGCCGGGCTTCGCCACGCCGCGCATCGTGTGCGACGTGCCCTTCGTCGGCAAGCGCTGGGTGCACCAGGTTGACTCCTACGACACCGAGCGCGGCATCTCCTACTGGCGCAAGAACTACCGGACCTCGATCGAGACCGAGGACGTCGACGTGACCAGCGCGGAGTACGTCTACTACGACCCGATCTACACCCTCTCCCCCGAGGGCCAGGCCTGGTGGCGCGAGCACGGCGACGCCGACGCGACACACGAGGCCGCCAGCGCCGCCGCCCAGTCCTCCCGCGCCGCCTCGGTCGCCCAGCTCGACTAATTTGAGAGAGGTTTCGTAGGTCGCCCGACCCTTTTGAGAGAGGTTTCGTAGGTCGCCCGACCCTTTTGCGAGAGGTTTCGTAGGTCGCCCGACCCTTTTGCGAGAGGTTTCGTAGGTCGCCGCAGTGCCCGGGCGAACTTCCCGAACTTCCCTCACATTGGGCATCACCCGGACAGACCCTCCCCACACACGGGCGGGTAGGGTCTGAGGTCATGGCGAGGGCGAAATCACAGGGTGGGACGCCGGCGACGGTGGCCCTGGAACGGGCCGGGGTGGCCTTCACCATCCGTGCCTACGACCACGACCCTGGGGCAGAGTCCTTCGGTCTGGAGGCCGCCCAGGCGCTCGGGGTCGACCCGGCACGCGTCTTCAAGACTCTGCTGGTGGCCCTCGACCCCGGCCTCGGGGTCGGCATCGTGCCCGTGGACCACCAGCTCGACCTCAAGGCCGTCGCGTCCGCGCTGGGCGTCAAACGAGCCGTGATGGCTGACCCCAAGGTCGCCGAGCGGACGACGGGCTATGTGGTGGGCGGGATCAGCCCACTGGGACAGAAGAAGGCCCTGCCGACGGTGCTGGACGCCAGCGCCACGAACTTTGAGACGGTCCTGGTCTCCGGTGGCAAGCGCGGCTTCGATCTCGAGCTCGCCCCGGCCGATCTGGTGGCCCTCACCGGAGCCACCCTGGCGCCCATCGCCCGGTGAGGGACGAGCCCGCGCCACGCTCCGGGCACCCCGGGGTGGCGGTCAGCCGGTAGCGGTGGGCTCCCCCACCCGGCTCCGGTTGACCCACACCTCGCCGTGTGACCAGGTCTCGACCAGGTCCGCGATCACGGACTCCGGGATCTCCTCGTCGAACGCCAACTGCAGCCCGCCGGTGTCCTGCACCGTGATCCCGACCGGTGCCGCCTCCTCGGGGAGTGCGTCGAGGATCGCCTGCAGCTCCGTCACCCTGCCGGACCGGTCGTCACCGGCAAAGTCCAGCGAAGTCCGCAGCGAGCCGTCGCACCCGTCGGAGAAATAGAGCAGCACCGGAGCCTCGGGCTCCAGCCACCCCAGGTCGGTGGCGATCTCAGCCGCGTTCTCGACGGAGCGAGCGAAGAACTCCTGCGGGTCGGCGTCCGGACCGCAGTAGAGCTCGCCGCCCAGGTCCCGGGTGATGAGTCCCCGCCCCGGGTCGAGTGCCAAGGTCACGCCCCTCACGGACCCGTCGATGAGGTCAAGCATGGGCGCCAGCTCGGGCCAGCGGTCCGCGTCGCTGCCGGTGATCTCCACCTCGGTCCCGTCCCACCGTCCGCTGATGCTGCTCTTGACGGTCCAGCGCGAGCCGTCCTGCTCGCTCACCACCGCCTGGAGGGACTCCACCAGTTCAGTGACCTCCGGCTCGGTCAGGTCGCCGCTCTTCGGTCGCACCGTCAGACCGATCTCGGCAAAGGAGGAGTCCACCGACGTCTCGACGGTGAAAGCGGGATGCGCCGCGACCAGCTCGGAGCTCATCTCGTCAGCCATGGCCCGGCCCTGGTCAACGTCCGGAAAGATCCGACTGAGCTGGAAGATGCCAAAACCGACGACGACCAGCACGAGGAGACCCACCGCCAGCAGACTCCACAGGAAGATCCGCACCACGCCACTCATACGACTATGCCTCCGCGGGCAACTCGACCGGTCTGCCTTCCCACGGAGTCGACAGCACGACCGTCGTGCTGCTCGCGCAGTTCGCTGCAGCCCGGATGTCGGCGATCGTCTGCTCCAGGTCGGAAGGCTTGCGGAGCCGCACCTGAATCACATAGTTCTCCCGCCCCGCCACGGACCAGCAGGAGTCGATCTGGGGCAGGTGCTCCAGACGCTCCGGTATGTCGTCCGGTGCCGCCGGGTCGAAGGGCGACAGTGCGATGAGCGCGGTCAGCGGCAGCCCCACCTTCTCGAAGTTGATCTCCGCCCGGTAGCCGGTGATGACTCCCCGCTCCTCCAGCCGCTTGACCCGCTGGTGCACCGCGGACGTCGACAATCCGACGGCCCGCCCCAGGTCGGCGAAGCTCATCCGGCCGTCCGCGGCCAGCAGTTCCACGATCCGGCGGTCCACATCTTCCATAGCGCATAGCCTAGTGATCCATGAGCCCCGACCCGAGCACCGACCAGCGACTTCTGCTGCTGGACACGGCAAGCCTGTACTTTCGCGCATACTTCGGCGTCAAGGACACCGCCCCGGCCCCCGACGGAACCCCGACCAATGCACTGCGGGGGATGCTCGATATGACGGCCACCCTGATCACCCGGTTTGCCCCCACCCACCTGGTCGCCTGCTGGGACGACGACTGGCGTCCGGAGTTCCGCACCGCGGCCATCCCCTCATACAAGGCGCACCGACTGGTGGAGGGCGCGACCGACAACACCGAGGAGGTGCCGGCTGAGCTGCAGGTGCAGGTGCCTCTGATCCGCACCGCCCTGGAGGCGTTCGGTTTCCCGGTCCTGGGTTCCCCCGGCTACGAGGCGGACGATGTGATCGGCACGCTCGCCCACCGGCACACCGGTGTCATGGCAGTGACCGTCGTGACCGGGGACCGGGACCTGTTTCAGCTGGTCGACGACGCCCACGACATCACCGTGGCCTACACGGCCCGGGCCGGGGTGCGCGACGCGGAGGTGATCGACCAGGCAGCGCTGCAGGAGCGGTATGCCGTGGGGTCGGGTGCGGCATATGCCGACATGTCGATCATGCGCGGGGACACCAGCGACGGCCTGCCCGGTGTGGTGGGGATCGGCGAGAAGACCGCCGCCCAGCTGATCGCGACCTATGGCTCTCTAGCCCGCGTGCGTCAGGCGGTGGCCGACGGTGATCCAGCGATCAAGGGCGCGCGCCGCAGGAACCTCGAGGCGGCGTCCGACTATCTCGACGTCGCCCCGGGCGTGGTGCTGGTGGCCCGGGACGCTGCCCTCACGGACCGGCCGCTGACCCTCCCCCGGGAGATTGCCGACCCGGGGACCCTGCAGCAGTTCGTCGAGGCCTACGGCATCTCCGGGCCGGTCGGGCGCCTGATGAGGGCGCTGGGGCTGGGCTGACGAGCGGCCTGCCCCGGTCAGTGGCTGGGGCTCAGGCCCGTCCGCGAGCACGCGGCGGCTCGTTGGGCGGCCACTCACCGTCGTCCGAGCCGTCGTCGCGGGAGTAGAGCAGGTTCTGAAGTTGCACGTGGACGGACTCCACGCCCGGCACATCGTGCAGCAGCATCCCGGCCTTGTCGGTGGCGTCCGAGACGACGAGGGAACCACACCCGAGCATCCGGTCGATCAGGTTCTTCTCGATCGCGATGTCGTTGACCCGGTGCAGCGGGATGTCCCGGCCGACCTTGGTGAGGATGCCTGTGCGGTGGCTGATCCGGCGGTTGGTGATGACATAGCGCTCGGTGAGCCACCGCAGGATCGGGATCGCCACGAACCAGGCGGCGATGCCCAGCGCTAGGACGCCCACCGCGAGGGTGACCCAGTTGCCGTAGGAGAGGTCCTGGGTGAACCACCAGGCGAGCCACAGCAACGCCAGCAGGAAGATCCCGAGGGCGACCGGCTCGGCCAGAGCTTTCCAGTGAGTGCGGATGCTCAGTATGACCTTCTCGCCGTCGGCGAGTTGCTTGTCCTTGAGTGCCATGGGTGAATCCTGCCACTTGGGCTGCGCTTTGTGGCGACGTCAGACTGGTGCGTCGACGCGATCACCGTCTGGCAGGTCAGGAGTTGGCGGTCAGCGTCGCCACCTGCGGCTGAACGGCGGGACCTGACTCAGGTGTCCCGTCCTCCGGGGCATCGCCGCGTCCGGCGTCGCCACTCCCCCGGTCGCCGCCCCCGCGGTCGGTGTCCCACGGCATGGTCGCCAGGATGTGACCGGGCCGGGCCAGCGTCCAGAACACCAGGATCGCCAGGAGCCCGCAGCCGACCATGACCCCGGCCATCGGGACGGCGGAGGAGACGTCGAAGGCACCGGTGATCGGCGCGATGAGGGCCCCAAAGGTGAAGTTCCCGGCGCCCAGGAGCGCGGCTGCTGCCCCGGCCCGTTCGCCGTGGTCGTGCAGGGCCAGGACCGGAGCGTTGGGCATCACGAAGCCTGCACCGGCCAGCACGAGCACCACCCCGATGACGATGGCCACCACGCCCAGGTCCAGCAGGGCGGCCACCAGCAACAGGCTGGAGATGAGCACGGCCGACGGCAGGACGACCCGCAGGATGCGGACGGGGTGGATGCGCTGGACCAGGAAGCCGTTGACCTGGCTGGCGACGGTCAGGGAACCGGCGCCGGCGGCGAAGACCAGGGCATACTCCTGGGTGCTCATGCCGTAGAGATCCTGGAAGATGAAGGTGGCCGAGCTGATGTAGGCGAAAAGCGCTCCCATCGCGGCGCCCGCGGTCAGCATCAGTCCCAGGAACCGGCGGTCGGTGAGCAGCACGGCATACGAACGCATCGCGGGACCGACCCCGCCCGTGCGGCGCCGGTGGGTCGGCAGAGTCTCCGGTGCGAGAAACAGGGCCAGCGACACCAGGACCAGGCCGAAGACGGCCAGCCCCCAGAAGATCGTGCGCCAGGTGCCGAAGTGCAGGAACTGCGCGCCGAGCGTCGGCGCCAGGATAGGGGCGACCCCCACGATGAGGAACAGCCGGGAGATGAACGTGGCCATCTGCGCGCCCGAGTAGAGGTCGCGGACCATCGCGTTGGCCAGGACCATGCCGGCGGCTGCGGTCACGCCCTGCAGGAAACGCAGCACCACCAGTGCCTCCAGCGAGGACGACAGGGCGATGGCAACCGACACCACGACATAGGCGCTGAGGGCGATCAGCAGGGGGCGGCGGCGACCGACAACATCCGCGACCGCGCCGATCAGCAACTGTCCGAGGGCCAGACCGATGAGGGTGGAGGTCAGCGTCAGCTGGACTGCTGCCTCGGTGGTGTGCAGGTCCTGCACGATTGTCGGGAACGCGGCCAGATAGATGTCGATCGTCAACGGCCCGATCGCGACGAGCGCGCCAAACATCAGCAGTCGGGTCAGCCGCGACGGCTCGTGGGTGAGGGGCACGAGAGATCAAGGCTGCCCGGCGTCCAGGTATTCCGCGTCGCCACTCCCCCGCCGCGCCCGCGCCCGCGACCGCACGGGCGACCGGCCCGCGCCGGCGTGTCCCGCACAAGCGCAGCGCGCCACCTCCGCGTGTCCCGCACAAGCACAGCGCCACCTCCGCGTGTCCCGCACAAGCACAGCGCCACCTCCGCGTGTCCCGCACAAGCACAGCGCCACCTCCGCGTGTTCCGCACAGGCCGGTGGCCCGCCGCCTGCGTGTTGCGCACAGTGCAGACAACGCTGCGGCGTGTCGGGCGCCAGAGCCCCACTTTTGTTGCGCAGATCCTGCACATCTCAACGCCCAGCGGCGGACGGGCCCAGCTGCAATGGGACGACGGCGGTGAGCCAGCGCCGGACAGGGCCCAGCTGGAATGGGACGGCAGCGGTGACCCAGCGCCGGACGGGGCCCAGTGGCGGTTGCGTGCAGCGGCTATCCGGCGGCGACCGTCCGGCGGTTACCCGCCCGCTGCGGCGGTGGTCAGTCCAGCCGGTCCGCGGCCACGACTCCGCGCAGCATCGCATCGGAGGCACGCCGGGCTGTGGCAGCGACGGGAGCGTCGGCAGCCTGGGCGATCTGCCCCAGCAGGTCGACAATCTGCTTGCTGCGCCGCACGAAGTCGCCCGCGGAGAGGTCACTGTCGCGCAGCACCTCATCCAGGGCACGGCCGGAGGCCCAGCGGTGCACCATCCAGGCGATGCCCGGGTCGAGTTCACCGGTCAGCGGGAGCCCGTGGCTCGCCTCCCGATCGGTCAGCTGGGACCAGATCGCCACCATCTCGTGGAAGGCCTCCTCAACCTCCACGGTCGGCCACCGCGGGTGG
Encoded here:
- the ybaK gene encoding Cys-tRNA(Pro) deacylase, translating into MARAKSQGGTPATVALERAGVAFTIRAYDHDPGAESFGLEAAQALGVDPARVFKTLLVALDPGLGVGIVPVDHQLDLKAVASALGVKRAVMADPKVAERTTGYVVGGISPLGQKKALPTVLDASATNFETVLVSGGKRGFDLELAPADLVALTGATLAPIAR
- a CDS encoding multidrug effflux MFS transporter; the protein is MPLTHEPSRLTRLLMFGALVAIGPLTIDIYLAAFPTIVQDLHTTEAAVQLTLTSTLIGLALGQLLIGAVADVVGRRRPLLIALSAYVVVSVAIALSSSLEALVVLRFLQGVTAAAGMVLANAMVRDLYSGAQMATFISRLFLIVGVAPILAPTLGAQFLHFGTWRTIFWGLAVFGLVLVSLALFLAPETLPTHRRRTGGVGPAMRSYAVLLTDRRFLGLMLTAGAAMGALFAYISSATFIFQDLYGMSTQEYALVFAAGAGSLTVASQVNGFLVQRIHPVRILRVVLPSAVLISSLLLVAALLDLGVVAIVIGVVLVLAGAGFVMPNAPVLALHDHGERAGAAAALLGAGNFTFGALIAPITGAFDVSSAVPMAGVMVGCGLLAILVFWTLARPGHILATMPWDTDRGGGDRGSGDAGRGDAPEDGTPESGPAVQPQVATLTANS
- a CDS encoding PH domain-containing protein, which translates into the protein MALKDKQLADGEKVILSIRTHWKALAEPVALGIFLLALLWLAWWFTQDLSYGNWVTLAVGVLALGIAAWFVAIPILRWLTERYVITNRRISHRTGILTKVGRDIPLHRVNDIAIEKNLIDRMLGCGSLVVSDATDKAGMLLHDVPGVESVHVQLQNLLYSRDDGSDDGEWPPNEPPRARGRA
- a CDS encoding Lrp/AsnC family transcriptional regulator; the protein is MEDVDRRIVELLAADGRMSFADLGRAVGLSTSAVHQRVKRLEERGVITGYRAEINFEKVGLPLTALIALSPFDPAAPDDIPERLEHLPQIDSCWSVAGRENYVIQVRLRKPSDLEQTIADIRAAANCASSTTVVLSTPWEGRPVELPAEA
- a CDS encoding 5'-3' exonuclease; translated protein: MSPDPSTDQRLLLLDTASLYFRAYFGVKDTAPAPDGTPTNALRGMLDMTATLITRFAPTHLVACWDDDWRPEFRTAAIPSYKAHRLVEGATDNTEEVPAELQVQVPLIRTALEAFGFPVLGSPGYEADDVIGTLAHRHTGVMAVTVVTGDRDLFQLVDDAHDITVAYTARAGVRDAEVIDQAALQERYAVGSGAAYADMSIMRGDTSDGLPGVVGIGEKTAAQLIATYGSLARVRQAVADGDPAIKGARRRNLEAASDYLDVAPGVVLVARDAALTDRPLTLPREIADPGTLQQFVEAYGISGPVGRLMRALGLG
- a CDS encoding KamA family radical SAM protein, which codes for MSSFIEQPYRYQQRDLIEPDWTRFPGWREVTAQEWADVQWQRAHCVKNLKQLRKLMGDLLTEDFYADLERDQAERATMSMLVPPQMMNTMVSEVTWAEGRMPSAGEEFTAAFYADPVRNYMLPVFSDRRTDWPSHPYSSRDSLHEHDMWVAEGLTHRYPTKVLAELLPTCPQYCGHCTRMDLVGNSTPQVTKLKLAGKPMDRHEAILDYLKRTPTVRDVVVSGGDVANMPWKNLESFIDRVLDVENIRDIRLATKALMGLPQHWLAGDTVEGVARVSAKARSRGVGLAIHTHVNAAQSVTPLVAEATRAMLDAGIRDVRNQGVLMRGVNATSEDLLDLCFALADGASITPYYFYMCDMIPFAEHWRTSLAEAQDLQHSIMGYLPGFATPRIVCDVPFVGKRWVHQVDSYDTERGISYWRKNYRTSIETEDVDVTSAEYVYYDPIYTLSPEGQAWWREHGDADATHEAASAAAQSSRAASVAQLD